The Halichondria panicea chromosome 10, odHalPani1.1, whole genome shotgun sequence region TGGCAAATACTTAGGAGTTGCATTTAGAGATCTGCCTGAAGTGGAACTGTTTCCAGCCATCTCTGTTGTGTATGGGAACACAGAGGTCTCACTCATCTACCATGGCCATCCTCTAGCGGGATAACTGACtcactgtgtgtttgtgtgtgtagtagtTTGTGTAACAAATTAATACATTTTAGTATAATAGTGAATAGTCCAGAGGTAATTTGAAAAAGGAATCAATATTTAGTTTTGAAGTAGTAGGTGATACCAGTATAGCTTCGACTTGATCATTGTCGGCAAAATCCACATCGTCATAGTGTCGAAGGCGAAACAGTTAGGGTAGGGTTCAAATCCAAGTTGAAAGAAGTAGAGCATAGAGATTCCCACACACAtaccgtaaaacctcgatttaaggtgaCCCTCGGCATTTCGCCCAtatagcaccatataaattcatttttttgtgtacattaaaactTCACTTTTgcaaaacgtaattatttaaaagtgtcgctttaaatagAGTTTTTACGGTACAATCGAATACAACCGCGGGAAATCAAAATTGATAGAGGCATTCACGCGGTATGACGTCATGACATTTTCTGCGCACAGTACCCAGGATATTCGCGCAGCTGGCCCAGCCCCATGCAGCTACTACTATAAACCGATTATAGACTCTTCCCTAGACTCTATCCCTGTGTGCTGAGGTCCAAGATGGCAGCCAGGAGTAAGAGTGGACTGGCCCTAGTGCTGGTGGCTGGCTCTCCACTGAAGATACTATGGTGAGACCACCAACATTTGAACCCCTTCACCTCCTCTCACTTTCATGACTTCCTAGATCCTGTTAATTGATTCCATGTCTTCCTGTAGGAGTGCTGGGACATTCGGTAGCTACGATGCAAAGTTTAAGAAGAAATTTAACAGGAGAAAATACGTCAACTTCAGCCTCATTGACAGCTGGTAAATCTCATTATAAAAGCTgcgattgtgataattattgtgtatacccccacacccactcacccacccactcacccccccacccccacccactcacccccccTACAGTAAGCTCACAGGTTGCAAGTGCTGTGATGGAAGTATCAACATTTACATTGCTTCAGGGCTGCTGCTTGGGTTAGCTAGACTACACCACCGACGATGGTCTTGGCTCAGACGTAAGCTCACATGTGCTGTAATTACTCTCCTTACTGGCTATTCAAAATGTATGTTTCTATGTGCATACAGAAGATGTTAAGGATTTGAAAGATGCATATGAAGAAACGAAGAGAGCGTCCTCTAGGAGTATTGACGTACCTCGGTCCAGGCCTGGTGAAGTGGACCTGCCATCCCTCGactacagtgcatgtagcagcCTCTTACAGCTCAACCAGAGCAGTGTTGACATGTTCAAGAATGCATACCTCAAGGTGGAGTGTGGTGTTCCTACATACAAGGAGAGGCAATTATTGATCCCCTCTTTATTAAGTAGCTAGGTCAAATCAGCGTATGATTGTACCTGCAATGATTATGCTGTTCCCATCAAGATGGTGTCTATCAAGTGTTGTATCTTATACACCGATGGACTGTatctataattaataattattgtacaattGATTTTCCCCTCTTAATTaaatatatagctagatcGTACCTGCAAAGATTATACTGTTCCCATCACTACAGGAAGGCGACTACCTCACCTTCAGGGTCAACCCTCTGATGGCCTCTGCTGGTAGGCAAGAAGACTCCCTCTATGTGGAGGTTGATGACTCATACACAGCAGACCCTCGTGACATCACTCTACCCGATATTTCCACGGACAAATCCCGGGACATTGTGAGCTGCCTTGCTTGTTCTGTTCTGCAGTGtactaagaagcttgaactaattattataattataacagtgtGTATGGTGATAAGTTGTTGTTTCCCTGTGTCTAGTTTGGTCAGATGCCTGATCTTGACGACAGCTTTGGTGATGGTGGCATGGCCTTCTTTGATGCTGATGCTAAGTTCCCTGACATTGCCATAGTGACTAGAGCTAGTGGTAGCATTCATCCCAAGCCTAAGAGTAAGGACCAGACGATGGACAATGTGTCTAACTCCTTCCAGTATCTCGGAGGGGGAGAGAGCGACCAATCAGAGAACAGCATTGTACCATATGATCGCCAGGTCAGTGTGTGCGTGACATAATAGTTAGATCCCgcttttcattggctaactagAGTTAGCAACATTACATCATTTGTATCCTCAAAATCTCTAGTTACCCGAGAACTATAGCTGCTAAACACAAGTGAGACCTATTCatatttgtacatgtgtggTATTACTCAATGACTACCTACTACGCATACAGAAAGGAGCATCTGAAGACCCCCTACCCCCAGGAGGGGTCTCTCAGTTTTCCCTCGAGTGTATCTTCACTGCCCCCTCAATCCCGGTGAACAGGAGACGCAAAGTACCCTTCAAGAAGCAAGTGTTTGACAAAGACATACGTCTGCGTGAATATGATCCTAACCCGGAGCTAATAACAGATGCTTACAAGATCAGACCAGGACCAAGAGCTGGGGTCAGTCTGTTCATGCGTGTAGGATtagctgtatgtatgtatgtatgtatgtacaccaTGCCAGAGAAGAAATCTTGTAGGTTCATAACaatagagttggctctgtaactagagttagttctgatggtccaaattcaatgattttctgaaagcttagaaggagctcgtTCAGATGGTATACTCAAACCTCAAATTTGGAGcgggccataatttcccaCTTTCGAAAAAGACCATAATATTTGTCAAAAAAGCCCCAAAATAGACTTTGATTAatacatcatctgaaaggcctctctctaaacTTGGAAAAATTAACGTTATGACCACTCATTATTTATTTAACGCTAGGTACCCTGTATTTTGACTGTGTACTATAAAGGTGAATGAAGTGAATGCCACCCACACTCAGTGcttgaatgtgtgtgtgtattgttgcAGATGCCAGCACCCAAGTTTGATAAAGAACTCTTCAGCATTAACAACAGTGAGTCCATTAGTTTACATACCCACCCTCACCCCTCACCTCTCACCCCTCACCACCTGTCTGTATATCTACAGTGATGTTTCACGATAAACAGTTCTGTAAGCTGCTCCGAGGCTGGGATAGTGATGCAGCCATGAGCAACCCTCCACCTCCCACTGACATCAGTCCCACGTCTCCTCTGGTAAGCTAGGGAAACACTCACTCTAGTTGATTGCTGCATATGTGTGGATTGATGTACTCTATGGTGTGATGTGTGTCCCCCTTTCTCTTCCTTTATAGAGTCAGTCTGAGCTGGAGAAGACTAGGATAGTATCGAAAGACAACCTGACACAGAAATCAGACCAGGCCTCCAGTAAGTGTGAGGCTGCCTAgtgtattattttgtgatataattatcattttatTACTGATATTGCTCTTATAACGCAGGATCTCGATTGACCAGCTCCTTGAAGAACTCTGTATCACTGCATCCTGGCAAGAGGtaactctcacacacacacacaccacacctacacccacacacacacacacacacccacacaccacacacacccacacacccacacaccacacacacacacacacacacacacacaatcctaaggacataattatgtgtttttatATGGAGAGTGTGTATTTCTTTCATTTGTGGCTTGTTCATTTGCTCAATAGACTGTTTGTTATTTGTCTATAGTTATAACGGTAATGCTATATGTACCTCCCctcattgtacatgtgtctCTCTCTCCTACAGTAGGGTTGTTGCTGGTGGGAAGACAACGAGGAACCCCGGGGGACTGTCCCCTATAGCTGACGTGGAGGCTGAGGAATACACATACTCTCAGACTGCATACTCTGGTGAGCCATTGTGTCCTAGTGGGGAGAGTGAGGATATTGTAGTTAATCATCTtctgtacaatgtgtgtggtACACACTACTGTCTTTGGTGTACAGACTTGTAGGTGTCTGCCTGGAAATCTCTTTatctacccccccccacacacacaaacacacacacacacacacacacacacacacacacacacacacacacatgcacacacacacacacacacacacacacacacacacacacacacacacacacacacacacacacacacacacacacacacatgcaggggtCCACTCCCCCGCACCCTCGGACAGTATGGAAGCTGATGTAGGAGGTATGATGGATGATAATGATAACACTCCAGAGCAACCCTTTACCAAGGACctaccagagctggccaccaCCCCCCAACCACTCAATCGGAGCACTATAGACCATTTTACTGATGCTATGGTGGAGAGGTTGATTGATAGCCGCAGTCTTCTGTTCACTGAGATAGCACCTCCTGGAGTCATGGACAAGAGAACTGCAGCATCCAAATTCTTTAAACTACTAAGTGAGTAAGACTGCATTTGTAGCTGCTAGCTCGGTGTGTGTTCACTTCGCAAACCTTATTAGAGTCAACCACTAACTACAGTATAGCCCTTCATCAGCAATACCTTTGTACACTCTGAGTCTAGCATTTTTGCTTTTCGCTTTTACAAGTGAAGTGAAGCCTTTAGGGCAGTAGCGTTGAAGCTATAaatgatattatatacatgcacattgtcCAACATGTTGTCATGGAGACGTGTGTGcccttgtgtgtgtaggtgcaGCTAGTCAACCCATAAACAAGCTCAAGCTGGAGCAGGAGGAATCTTATGGCCCTGTCAAAATCTCAAACAAAACATGACTCAAGAAGAGCACGGACAATCCACAGGCAGGACCTAACTATTATGATCTGATCAAATCATTCATCACACTAGCCTAGCTAAGCTAGCGCTTCAATTCTAGAATTTTAACACTTAATATTGTAtagcaaaatgttcatcatcataattattatttctgagacggggggaggggggtgcaTGGCAGTGTTAGGCTGTTGGTGCGGTTATCAACGAATTGAATGATTGTGCAGTATaactcgattatccggccctccatggTGTTAAAAATAACGATAAGACGTACCTACAGACCAGCCCACCCACTTTTTGATAATTAGGTATAGCGGAAAACTCTATCATTCAGCTTTGCAGAATCTTGTAATATTAAATTATGTGTTCACattataaatataattattcattcatGACTTGATATAGAGACTGACAAAGATAAGACCCTAGCTGAAGAGAGTTCAGAGTTCACTTGCTCGGTGGTGCGCTCATGAACCCTCCTGACCCCAGTTTGTTGGCAGTCCTCGAGAGACCAAATCCAAGCATCTTCTGAACACTCTGCAAGGGAGAGGATAATGTTGAACCAATGTACAAAATGATATTGTGGCTGATGTAAGTATTACGAAACaaaagtaccgtatagcgggtaattttcgtggggtaaaaaattcgttattttcgtgggtaagctgacctccacaaaattttaacgtaggcgtggcttaccggaatgtATGGCAACAAAAtgtttactcacgaaaaccaccgttttccagataaacgaattttttaccccacgaaaattacctgctatacgataATCACTGAcctaaacacatcattagataCGCATTTCAAAGGGCTAAAAAATCATAAACTTGATTGTATTTTCTATGCTCAATTAAGTTATGGGCCCGTGGAACCACCAGACCACATGCCCGCCAGCTCACCTCCCGGACTGCCATGGTGCAGAGGATGTAAAGGAATATGAATGAGCAGTCAGTGAAGTCACTGCCCATTAGCGTGCGATGGGAGAGGCCTTGGAGGAGAGAGAAGGGCTCAAATGGTAGCTTAGCAACCACTCGGCCATCAAATCTGGACAGACAAAAAGTGAGACTCTAGACAATGGAATCACTTGTtaatatgtacagtgtacaatcACTGAATGGATCTAGCGAACAATGGAACAGTTTACAAATCGTCCAACTACAATACTATTACTGTACTACACCTCATTCACAATATTCAGAGCAATCTCCTGACAATACAATACAAGTGTACCTCCCAAGCACTACGATATTTCTTCCCCTGTACTAGACTACCTCCTCACATGGTGTTGAACATGCCCATGAGAGCTGTGAAGGTGAGACCAATGGCCACTGCTGACTTCATCTTGACCGTGTTCAGGTCTCGACTGTTGGTCTTGAGTTGCTCTTCCTGTCGACCCAGCTTCTTGGAGGCCACCTCACCAAGCTGCTCCTTCTTCTTCTCAACTGAAAGTGGGCGGGGGGGGTAAAGAATTACCTCACAGATAGTGAATTAATGATGGCTGTCTAATAAATACGATGAACTAATATTTAAGAATACCAACGGTCCAACTGTGTCGCTAACTCACGTTTCTTGCTCTGTTTCTCCACTGTGGCTTTTAATCTCTTGTAGCTGTCAGTTCTGTACACAAACAGGTACAGTAtccctgtgtgggtgtgtgtgggggtggtgtgggtgtgtgtgtgtgtgtgggaggggggttaTTGCTGGCTGGACTAGTTGATGCAACTCACCTTCAGAGAGGAATGCCGTGCACATGGCAATGAAGACAATCAGAAAGGCATCCTCATACATGATttggctgagtgcaatatagaGAGCTGCTAGTTCTTCTGTCAGAATTATTATGTTCAATATTTCGCTAGCTAattaaacgagcatgttggctttaattacCGGATTAGCAACTTCCGGATCCCGGAGCGAGTTTTGAGTATAAAAAGAGCTGCCCAGGacgcgacctttgaccccgaaAATTTAATTCAAGCCTTAGTAACAAGCTGTTTTTTTCTCTTGCGCAAAAGCGCTCAGAACCCATTCATACACACCGTGAACACTAAAAAAATACACAGAAGGGAGGGAATACATTCCTGGTGGGTTTTCTTCTTTACCAGAATCTAAagacaaaaataaaaatttaTGATTATGGCTGACAAATAAATAATGCTTAGGTAGGTCTGTAGGTACAGTAAAAGGCTATGTCTATACAGCTCCAGGTTAGCTACAGTGAGCATTACTCCAGTGAACTCTTCCAAAGAGTTTTCCTTGCTTTCTTGCATATAAATAAACGGCATTGAGACTTGAGACTACGCCATTGTGCATTGTAGAAATTTGGCGAAATTGATTCTGAAAAAGAATTTATATCAGCATTAATTAATGTCAGTATATCAAACAAATGTTTGCTATCATTTAGAGTTGTAGAGTGGGGTGCAGAGCTCTCCCgggtaggggttggtagtgctggcataattttggGGAAGATTTATGCTGGTATCATGGGAACATTagtgagaataataggcaggttttggaAATACAGGTCAGTCGAGTCAGTAGTATAAACATCTGTAGGCCTGATGAAAGTTGCGAGTACATGGGATGtggaataatgtgggaatgAATAATAGAACTACCAACCCCTAGCAGTGAGTCTTCCTCCAGAAAAGAGGCCAGAGAGGtaacgatataattattgcttgatac contains the following coding sequences:
- the LOC135343424 gene encoding calcium load-activated calcium channel-like isoform X1 produces the protein MYEDAFLIVFIAMCTAFLSEGILYLFVYRTDSYKRLKATVEKQSKKLEKKKEQLGEVASKKLGRQEEQLKTNSRDLNTVKMKSAVAIGLTFTALMGMFNTIFDGRVVAKLPFEPFSLLQGLSHRTLMGSDFTDCSFIFLYILCTMAVRESVQKMLGFGLSRTANKLGSGGFMSAPPSK
- the LOC135342649 gene encoding uncharacterized protein LOC135342649, yielding MAARSKSGLALVLVAGSPLKILWSAGTFGSYDAKFKKKFNRRKYVNFSLIDSCKLTGCKCCDGSINIYIASGLLLGLARLHHRRWSWLRQDVKDLKDAYEETKRASSRSIDVPRSRPGEVDLPSLDYSACSSLLQLNQSSVDMFKNAYLKEGDYLTFRVNPLMASAGRQEDSLYVEVDDSYTADPRDITLPDISTDKSRDIFGQMPDLDDSFGDGGMAFFDADAKFPDIAIVTRASGSIHPKPKSKDQTMDNVSNSFQYLGGGESDQSENSIVPYDRQKGASEDPLPPGGVSQFSLECIFTAPSIPVNRRRKVPFKKQVFDKDIRLREYDPNPELITDAYKIRPGPRAGMPAPKFDKELFSINNMMFHDKQFCKLLRGWDSDAAMSNPPPPTDISPTSPLSQSELEKTRIVSKDNLTQKSDQASRSRLTSSLKNSVSLHPGKSRVVAGGKTTRNPGGLSPIADVEAEEYTYSQTAYSGVHSPAPSDSMEADVGGMMDDNDNTPEQPFTKDLPELATTPQPLNRSTIDHFTDAMVERLIDSRSLLFTEIAPPGVMDKRTAASKFFKLLSAASQPINKLKLEQEESYGPVKISNKT
- the LOC135343424 gene encoding calcium load-activated calcium channel-like isoform X2 gives rise to the protein MYEDAFLIVFIAMCTAFLSEGILYLFVYRTDSYKRLKATVEKQSKKLEKKKEQLGEVASKKLGRQEEQLKTNSRDLNTVKMKSAVAIGLTFTALMGMFNTIFDGRVVAKLPFEPFSLLQGLSHRTLMGSDFTDCSFIFLYILCTMAVREKMLGFGLSRTANKLGSGGFMSAPPSK